One stretch of Amycolatopsis sp. NBC_00345 DNA includes these proteins:
- a CDS encoding HNH endonuclease signature motif containing protein: MSNYGDSSLHDAVDVLSRIHERAIRVAQLEAEQAADVALFAAAGGSARSVVAELALELSMTERRAGADVALAQALATRLPETFAAFRRGEIDAFKARMVFEPTIALSDEMAGQVDAIVATRLAGKNPSSLRAAVNRVVQKVDAEGYERRSRARRRDRNICLIHQDETMSTLLCDLPVEQASAIYTTLDHQARKLRRGDEARTLEQLRADVLVDRLLNRTSGDSGIKPVVYVYVDLLTLAGLNEEPAELSGCGTVPAWLARALAADSNSVWRRIITEPDTGQVLSVGRTRYRPPAALADLVQVRDRVCQHPGCRRPSQFSDIDHTRDFAKGGQTAEDNLGPRCRRHHRLKDEPGWSCTTAPGGEGTITTPTGRVYATTPPPLHESRVKDTTGEAGHEAAA; encoded by the coding sequence GACGCCGTCGATGTTTTATCTCGGATTCATGAACGGGCTATCCGGGTCGCGCAGTTGGAGGCTGAGCAGGCTGCTGATGTCGCGTTGTTCGCGGCAGCGGGTGGTTCTGCCCGGTCGGTGGTGGCCGAGTTGGCGTTGGAGTTGTCGATGACAGAACGGCGCGCCGGGGCCGATGTCGCGTTGGCGCAGGCACTGGCAACCCGATTGCCGGAGACGTTCGCGGCATTCCGACGTGGAGAGATCGACGCGTTCAAGGCGCGGATGGTATTCGAGCCGACCATCGCCCTATCCGATGAGATGGCCGGTCAGGTCGATGCGATTGTGGCGACGCGGTTGGCGGGGAAGAATCCGTCGTCGTTACGGGCCGCCGTGAATCGGGTAGTGCAGAAAGTGGATGCCGAAGGATATGAGCGAAGATCCCGGGCGCGACGGCGCGACCGCAACATCTGCCTGATTCACCAGGACGAGACCATGTCCACCTTGCTGTGCGATCTGCCCGTGGAACAAGCATCGGCGATCTACACCACCCTCGACCACCAAGCGCGGAAGCTCCGTCGCGGAGACGAAGCCCGGACGCTGGAGCAGCTGCGTGCGGACGTCCTGGTCGATCGGCTGCTGAACCGGACATCGGGTGACAGTGGCATCAAGCCCGTTGTCTATGTCTATGTGGACCTTTTGACGCTGGCCGGGTTGAACGAGGAACCCGCCGAACTCTCCGGCTGCGGCACGGTCCCGGCGTGGCTGGCGCGGGCGCTCGCGGCGGACTCGAACTCGGTGTGGCGGCGGATCATCACCGAGCCCGACACCGGACAGGTCCTCAGTGTCGGCCGCACCCGTTACCGGCCACCAGCCGCCCTTGCGGACCTGGTGCAGGTGCGGGACCGGGTGTGCCAGCACCCGGGCTGTCGTCGTCCGTCGCAGTTCAGCGATATCGACCACACCCGGGACTTCGCAAAGGGCGGCCAGACCGCCGAAGACAACCTTGGCCCACGCTGTCGGCGACACCACCGCCTCAAAGACGAACCCGGCTGGTCCTGCACCACGGCACCCGGCGGTGAAGGCACGATCACCACACCGACGGGGCGGGTCTATGCGACAACACCACCACCACTGCACGAAAGCCGAGTCAAAGACACCACAGGCGAGGCCGGGCATGAGGCAGCCGCCTGA
- a CDS encoding alpha-L-rhamnosidase-related protein: MRHRRLVRGLALGVTVLLVPALASAPVDAAPSWQRYIVGPQSRDVRPVAVTQVSGDVTNPQGVLGAGVTTLRRPPSPAKTRWPAGTTATASSAHAPNNGNDSKPRTYDAANAVDGDTGTFWNDDTLAAYPDSLTVTTPSTALPGVTLQSSSDGVPQDFTVDTWDGAAWHTAATVAGNAKAQLAVPFDRPVTTTQVRLTVTKDQATDKGEFTRVNELWPGLVADPPVPSLVVDFGKVVVGYPKFAFDGASAGNPGVRLAFSETQQFLTNRSDFTRSDFSGGPGTDQHAVPSGQSQWTDAKGCQSGTKVCADGLHGFRYVRISLDALPGDAPAAIPSGEVRLDDVSLLFTGVLGTPAGYTGWFESSDEELNRYWYGAAYTNELVTDTFRATDVEPRNAASPSLEGKLVLHDGAKRDRDPYVGDVGVSGRTTYLTHDTAAAARNVLADLADHQRADGWIPPASINDYTLPLFDYPLWWVTSSWDYVLYTGDTAYGSKYYAALTKTLDGWYPSMTDARGLLSRPSGYGDYAFLPREGEVTYYNVLYVQALTNAAQLARALNRPADADRWQQRAAAVSTAVNTYLWDPAAGAYLDAATGPVRHGQDGNSIAVVAGVADPARASSALGYLAQHTALPYGNSFMDNDSLTPGGSQRVYAFTSYPELQARFRTGQATSAVDEIKRMYGAMAAHDPGVTDWEGIGPGGSMYDGAYTSAAHGWSTGVLPALTNDLLGVTPASPGFATFTVEPHPGPVTWARGQVPTPHGPITVSWQRTGSEIALTVTAPPGTQAQIRLGDRRFTAAAGTHSYRATIG, encoded by the coding sequence ATGAGGCATCGCCGCCTGGTCCGTGGGCTCGCTCTGGGTGTCACCGTGCTGCTCGTGCCCGCGCTGGCGAGCGCGCCGGTGGACGCGGCGCCGTCGTGGCAGCGCTACATCGTCGGGCCGCAGAGCCGGGACGTGCGGCCCGTCGCCGTCACGCAGGTGAGCGGCGACGTGACGAATCCGCAGGGCGTGCTCGGCGCGGGCGTGACCACGCTGCGCCGCCCACCCTCGCCCGCCAAAACCCGGTGGCCCGCCGGCACCACTGCCACCGCGTCCAGCGCGCACGCCCCCAACAACGGCAACGACAGCAAGCCCCGCACCTACGACGCCGCGAACGCCGTGGACGGCGACACCGGCACTTTCTGGAACGACGACACGCTCGCCGCGTACCCGGACAGCCTCACCGTCACCACGCCGTCGACGGCGCTCCCGGGCGTCACGCTGCAGTCGAGCAGTGACGGCGTGCCGCAGGACTTCACCGTCGACACCTGGGACGGCGCCGCCTGGCACACCGCGGCGACGGTCGCCGGCAACGCCAAGGCCCAGCTCGCCGTCCCGTTCGACCGGCCGGTGACCACCACGCAGGTCCGGCTGACCGTGACCAAGGACCAGGCGACGGACAAGGGCGAGTTCACCCGCGTCAACGAGCTGTGGCCGGGGCTGGTCGCCGACCCGCCGGTGCCGTCGCTGGTGGTCGACTTCGGCAAGGTCGTGGTCGGGTACCCGAAGTTCGCCTTCGACGGCGCTTCGGCCGGGAATCCCGGGGTGCGGCTGGCGTTCTCGGAGACCCAGCAGTTCCTCACAAACCGGTCCGACTTCACCCGCTCCGACTTCAGCGGCGGGCCGGGCACCGACCAGCACGCCGTCCCCAGTGGACAGTCACAGTGGACGGACGCCAAGGGCTGCCAGTCCGGCACCAAGGTCTGTGCCGACGGCCTGCACGGATTCCGCTACGTCCGGATCAGCCTCGACGCGCTGCCCGGCGACGCGCCGGCCGCGATCCCGAGCGGCGAGGTCCGCCTCGACGACGTCTCGCTGCTGTTCACCGGTGTGCTCGGCACCCCGGCGGGTTACACCGGCTGGTTCGAGTCCTCGGACGAGGAGCTGAACCGCTACTGGTACGGCGCGGCCTACACCAACGAACTCGTCACCGACACCTTCCGCGCCACCGACGTCGAGCCGCGCAACGCCGCCAGCCCGTCCCTGGAAGGCAAACTGGTGCTGCACGACGGGGCGAAGCGCGACCGCGACCCGTACGTCGGCGACGTCGGCGTGTCCGGCCGCACGACCTACCTCACGCACGACACCGCGGCCGCAGCCCGCAACGTGCTCGCCGACCTCGCCGACCACCAGCGCGCCGACGGCTGGATCCCGCCCGCGTCCATCAACGACTACACACTCCCGTTGTTCGACTATCCACTGTGGTGGGTCACGTCGAGCTGGGACTACGTGCTCTACACCGGCGACACCGCGTACGGCTCGAAGTACTACGCCGCGCTGACCAAGACGCTCGACGGCTGGTACCCGTCGATGACCGACGCGCGCGGCCTGCTGTCGCGCCCCAGCGGCTACGGCGACTACGCGTTCCTGCCCCGCGAAGGCGAAGTCACCTACTACAACGTGCTGTACGTCCAGGCGCTCACCAACGCGGCCCAGCTGGCGCGGGCACTGAACCGCCCGGCCGACGCGGACCGCTGGCAGCAGCGCGCGGCGGCCGTGTCGACGGCAGTCAACACCTACCTGTGGGACCCGGCGGCGGGCGCATACCTCGACGCCGCCACCGGCCCGGTCCGGCACGGCCAGGACGGCAACAGCATCGCGGTCGTCGCGGGGGTCGCCGACCCGGCGCGCGCGTCCTCGGCGCTCGGCTACCTGGCGCAGCACACCGCGCTGCCGTACGGGAACTCGTTCATGGACAACGACTCCCTCACCCCCGGCGGCTCGCAGCGGGTGTACGCGTTCACCTCCTACCCCGAGCTGCAGGCCCGGTTCCGGACCGGCCAGGCCACGTCCGCCGTCGACGAGATCAAGCGGATGTACGGCGCGATGGCCGCGCACGACCCGGGCGTCACGGACTGGGAGGGCATCGGCCCGGGCGGCTCGATGTACGACGGCGCCTACACTTCCGCCGCGCACGGCTGGTCCACCGGCGTGCTGCCCGCGCTGACCAACGACCTGCTCGGCGTCACCCCGGCCAGCCCGGGCTTCGCGACCTTCACCGTGGAGCCGCACCCCGGCCCGGTCACCTGGGCGCGCGGGCAGGTCCCCACCCCGCACGGGCCGATCACGGTGAGCTGGCAGCGGACCGGCAGTGAGATCGCGCTGACCGTCACCGCCCCGCCGGGCACCCAGGCGCAGATCCGGCTGGGCGACCGCCGGTTCACCGCGGCGGCGGGCACCCACTCCTACCGCGCGACCATCGGCTGA
- a CDS encoding glycoside hydrolase family 88/105 protein, protein MAPRTVFRLLCTILVAVGLLQAPVAASAAQRTDLSRAVADSTIAAHPAASLGLGYTDALFLLGLYRVYQRTHDSRYVDYIEDWGAAKVKPDGSTGNAYNDLDSMLAGNVFLILAQQTGDTRYSLAAKRIRTRLDTYPRTTDGGFIHNTGLTGQLWADGAFMLTPFLAHYGADTGDSFATQQAAKQLLTYFSHLRNPGGLLYHAYDETHKASWANPTTGNSPEVWCRAVGWFGAATVDVLDALPQTAPDRGALTDIVRYLAGGIRKWQDPATGRWFQLPIKPVLAGNWTETSCSSLFTYTLSRGVQRGYLGKDYQPTVDAGYAGVRDRVSVADGGATQITQIGVGTNVGDEKFYLARPRATNDFHGIGAFLYLNEQITGA, encoded by the coding sequence TTGGCGCCCCGTACCGTTTTCCGATTACTGTGCACTATTCTCGTCGCCGTCGGCCTGCTGCAGGCGCCGGTGGCGGCGTCGGCCGCGCAGCGCACCGACCTCTCCCGCGCCGTCGCGGATTCGACGATCGCCGCGCACCCCGCGGCCTCGCTGGGCCTCGGCTACACCGACGCCCTGTTCCTGCTCGGCCTGTACCGCGTTTACCAGCGCACGCACGACTCCCGGTACGTGGACTACATCGAGGACTGGGGAGCCGCGAAGGTCAAGCCGGACGGCAGCACCGGCAACGCCTACAACGACCTCGACAGCATGCTCGCCGGCAATGTCTTCCTGATCCTCGCGCAGCAGACGGGCGACACGCGTTACTCCCTCGCCGCGAAGCGCATCCGCACGCGCCTGGACACCTACCCGCGCACGACCGACGGCGGGTTCATCCACAACACCGGCCTGACCGGGCAGCTGTGGGCCGACGGCGCGTTCATGCTCACCCCGTTCCTCGCGCACTACGGCGCGGACACCGGGGATTCCTTCGCCACCCAGCAAGCGGCGAAGCAGCTGCTCACCTACTTCAGTCACTTGCGTAATCCCGGCGGCCTGCTGTACCACGCCTACGACGAGACGCACAAGGCAAGCTGGGCCAACCCCACCACCGGAAACTCCCCCGAGGTGTGGTGCCGGGCGGTCGGCTGGTTCGGCGCCGCGACCGTCGACGTGCTCGACGCGCTGCCCCAGACCGCACCGGACCGCGGCGCGCTGACCGACATCGTGCGCTACCTCGCCGGCGGCATCCGCAAGTGGCAGGACCCCGCGACCGGCCGCTGGTTCCAGCTGCCGATCAAGCCGGTGCTGGCGGGCAACTGGACCGAGACGTCGTGCTCGAGCCTGTTCACCTACACGCTTTCGCGCGGGGTCCAGCGCGGTTACCTCGGCAAGGACTACCAGCCGACAGTCGACGCCGGGTACGCCGGCGTGCGCGACCGCGTCTCGGTCGCCGACGGCGGGGCCACGCAGATCACCCAGATCGGCGTCGGCACCAACGTGGGCGACGAGAAGTTCTACCTCGCGCGGCCCCGGGCCACCAACGACTTCCACGGCATCGGCGCGTTCCTCTATCTGAACGAGCAGATCACCGGCGCCTGA